The following proteins come from a genomic window of Alnus glutinosa chromosome 10, dhAlnGlut1.1, whole genome shotgun sequence:
- the LOC133880663 gene encoding probable plastid-lipid-associated protein 11, chloroplastic isoform X3: MATCLLIPSPHAPKFRHSPTPKITCSSLTAQSQSAKRRLLSLISDQDRGLKTQKDPAKRASIVEAIDAMAVLGQDTVTTGGSLSATWRLLWTTEKEQLFIVENARLFGTQAGDVLQVIDIEKLTLNNVITFPPDGVFFVRSGIEVASPQRVNFRFTSAVLRGKNWEIPLPPFGQGLNLYTSMMTLE; the protein is encoded by the exons ATGGCCACATGCCTCCTCATTCCCAGCCCCCACGCTCCGAAATTCCGTCACTCTCCCACCCCTAAAATCACCTGCTCGTCCCTCACGGCCCAATCCCAGTCCGCCAAGCGCCGCCTCCTCAGCCTCATCTCGGACCAGGACCGAGGCCTCAAGACCCAGAAGGACCCTGCGAAACGCGCTTCCATCGTCGAAGCCATCGACGCCATGGCCGTTCTCGGCCAGGATACAGTCACCACCGGCGGGTCCCTCTCGGCCACGTGGCGGCTGCTCTGGACCACGGAGAAGGAGCAGCTCTTCATCGTCGAGAATGCACGGTTGTTTGGTACTCAGGCCGGTGACGTCTTGCAGGTAATCGACATCGAGAAATTGACTCTGAACAATGTGATCACTTTCCCTCCCGATGGAGTTTTCTTCGTTCGCTCCGGTATCGAAGTCGCTTCGCCGCAGAGAGTGAATTTTAG ATTTACAAGCGCGGTTCTACGGGGAAAAAACTGGGAGATCCCACTACCGCCATTCGGGCAAG GTTTGAATCTATATACCTCGATGATGACATTAGAGTAG
- the LOC133880663 gene encoding probable plastid-lipid-associated protein 11, chloroplastic isoform X1 yields MATCLLIPSPHAPKFRHSPTPKITCSSLTAQSQSAKRRLLSLISDQDRGLKTQKDPAKRASIVEAIDAMAVLGQDTVTTGGSLSATWRLLWTTEKEQLFIVENARLFGTQAGDVLQVIDIEKLTLNNVITFPPDGVFFVRSGIEVASPQRVNFRFTSAVLRGKNWEIPLPPFGQGWFESVYLDDELRVVKDIRGDYLVVDRAPYDWKE; encoded by the exons ATGGCCACATGCCTCCTCATTCCCAGCCCCCACGCTCCGAAATTCCGTCACTCTCCCACCCCTAAAATCACCTGCTCGTCCCTCACGGCCCAATCCCAGTCCGCCAAGCGCCGCCTCCTCAGCCTCATCTCGGACCAGGACCGAGGCCTCAAGACCCAGAAGGACCCTGCGAAACGCGCTTCCATCGTCGAAGCCATCGACGCCATGGCCGTTCTCGGCCAGGATACAGTCACCACCGGCGGGTCCCTCTCGGCCACGTGGCGGCTGCTCTGGACCACGGAGAAGGAGCAGCTCTTCATCGTCGAGAATGCACGGTTGTTTGGTACTCAGGCCGGTGACGTCTTGCAGGTAATCGACATCGAGAAATTGACTCTGAACAATGTGATCACTTTCCCTCCCGATGGAGTTTTCTTCGTTCGCTCCGGTATCGAAGTCGCTTCGCCGCAGAGAGTGAATTTTAG ATTTACAAGCGCGGTTCTACGGGGAAAAAACTGGGAGATCCCACTACCGCCATTCGGGCAAGGTTG GTTTGAGTCCGTGTACCTTGATGACGAGCTTCGAGTTGTGAAGGATATCAGGGGAGACTATTTGGTTGTTGACCGCGCTCCTTATGATTGGAAAGAATGA
- the LOC133880663 gene encoding probable plastid-lipid-associated protein 11, chloroplastic isoform X2, with amino-acid sequence MATCLLIPSPHAPKFRHSPTPKITCSSLTAQSQSAKRRLLSLISDQDRGLKTQKDPAKRASIVEAIDAMAVLGQDTVTTGGSLSATWRLLWTTEKEQLFIVENARLFGTQAGDVLQVIDIEKLTLNNVITFPPDGVFFVRSGIEVASPQRVNFRFTSAVLRGKNWEIPLPPFGQGWFESIYLDDDIRVAKDIRGDYLVVDHAPYSWKE; translated from the exons ATGGCCACATGCCTCCTCATTCCCAGCCCCCACGCTCCGAAATTCCGTCACTCTCCCACCCCTAAAATCACCTGCTCGTCCCTCACGGCCCAATCCCAGTCCGCCAAGCGCCGCCTCCTCAGCCTCATCTCGGACCAGGACCGAGGCCTCAAGACCCAGAAGGACCCTGCGAAACGCGCTTCCATCGTCGAAGCCATCGACGCCATGGCCGTTCTCGGCCAGGATACAGTCACCACCGGCGGGTCCCTCTCGGCCACGTGGCGGCTGCTCTGGACCACGGAGAAGGAGCAGCTCTTCATCGTCGAGAATGCACGGTTGTTTGGTACTCAGGCCGGTGACGTCTTGCAGGTAATCGACATCGAGAAATTGACTCTGAACAATGTGATCACTTTCCCTCCCGATGGAGTTTTCTTCGTTCGCTCCGGTATCGAAGTCGCTTCGCCGCAGAGAGTGAATTTTAG ATTTACAAGCGCGGTTCTACGGGGAAAAAACTGGGAGATCCCACTACCGCCATTCGGGCAAGGTTG GTTTGAATCTATATACCTCGATGATGACATTAGAGTAGCAAAGGATATCCGTGGAGACTATTTAGTTGTTGATCATGCTCCTTATAGTTGGAAAGAGTGA